The Sardina pilchardus chromosome 19, fSarPil1.1, whole genome shotgun sequence genome window below encodes:
- the LOC134066522 gene encoding patched domain-containing protein 3-like, with protein MTGCRTDCVQKPLAVMFEKLGYLVGSHPVCFMIVPLLMSVAFGGGFYFLKDREDNDIERQFTPTSGWSKEARRFVRDNFPHDDSMFSAQRLYTEGNYASVILSSRNDSNIFTEAAFQDIIHLDSKVRNISVSSNDRHFRYENLCAKMKNKCIPNVILNIIDYDPQKTEHAKISFPLHELKGTPEFLGFTVGGVNLSEGLIQSAQAVRLFYFLEDVGNSHVWLKQFQRLMLSEHGYDKIRVSVFTSLSRQEEFEQHTPDGIPLFSITYSLVISFSVISCLRFDNVRNKVWVAFIGVLSAGLAVISSFGLMLYIGVPFVITVVNAPFLILGIGVDDMFIMVSNWQQTNVKDPVEKRMADTYKEAAMSITITTVTDILGFYIGLMTDFPSVQYFCLYASTAILLCYVYNITFFGAFLVLNGRRERRNGHWLTCVQIPSEAPEDSSRCSALCCVGGHYNAKRGSEKEQPINSFFKRHYGPFLTKRWSKLGVVLLYVGYLTLAVYGCFQVQEGIDMSNLAADDSYVNEYYADERRYFSGFGPTVMVTVRGEYPYWEERDRAALRSCVNRFTELSFVSEDVRVSWLDIYEEFSQLTYFSLNDQTVFMSNLSAFFSFAPELSLDVNITDGMIYASRFFVQTVGITNATMEIKMFNEFREMAKRCTVADILVFHPAFIFYDQYDILESSTIQSIGFTAVVMLVVSLLLIPNPVCSLWVTLSIGSVITGVTGFMALWDVNLDTISMIILVVCVGFTVDFSAHISYAFVSSDKPSADEKAIDAVFHLGYPVLQGAVSTIIGVIALATSKNYIYRTLFKIMFLVMVLGLVHGLMFIPVFLTMFSFNCHNKDKKSCSYTACQPTPVPYMGEISSYCAQSCS; from the exons ATGACGGGCTGCCGAACAGACTGTGTCCAGAAACCTCTGGCTGTAATGTTTGAAAAGCTCGGGTATCTGGTTGGATCCCACCCTGTTTGTTTCATGATCGTACCTTTGCTCATGTCAGTCGCTTTTGGAGGAGGATTTTATTTTCTGAAGGACCGTGAGGACAACGACATCGAGCGGCAATTCACACCCACCAGTGGATGGTCCAAGGAGGCCAGGAGATTTGTCAGAGACAACTTCCCACACGACGACTCCATGTTCTCTGCCCAGAGGCTGTACACTGAGGGGAATTATGCGTCAGTCATCTTGTCATCGAGAAACGACAGCAACATATTCACAGAGGCCGCATTTCAAGATATCATCCATCTGGACAGCAAAGTGAGAAATATCTCTGTGTCTTCAAATGACAGGCATTTCAGATATGAAAACCTGTGtgccaaaatgaaaaacaagtgCATACCAAATGTCATATTAAACATCATTGATTACGACCCCCAGAAGACTGAGCATGCGAAGATCAGTTTTCCACTGCATGAGCTGAAAGGGACTCCGGAATTTCTTGGGTTTACGGTCGGAGGAGTGAACCTATCCGAGGGCCTGATTCAGAGTGCCCAGGCTGTAAGACTGTTCTACTTCTTAGAAGATGTTGGAAACTCCCATGTGTGGCTGAAGCAGTTCCAAAGGTTAATGCTATCTGAACACGGCTATGACAAAATTAGG GTGTCTGTGTTCACTTCCTTGTCCAGGCAAGAGGAGTTTGAACAGCACACACCAGATGGCATTCCTCTGTTCTCCATCACATACTCACTCGTCATCTCCTTCTCGGTCATCTCCTGCTTAAG aTTTGACAACGTGCGGAATAAGGTGTGGGTGGCCTTTATTGGGGTGCTCTCTGCTGGGCTGGCCGTGATCTCCAGTTTCGGCCTCATGCTCTACATCGGGGTCCCCTTCGTCATAACCGTTGTCAACGCTCCCTTCCTCATACTGG GGATTGGTGTTGATGACATGTTCATCATGGTCTCAAACTGGCAGCAGACCAACGTCAAAGACCCCGTTGAGAAGCGGATGGCCGACACTTACAAAGAGGCAGCCAtgtccatcaccatcaccaccgtgACGGACATCCTCGGCTTCTACATCGGCCTCATGACGGACTTCCCGTCCGTCCAGTACTTCTGCCTGTACGCCAGCACGGCCATCTTGCTGTGCTACGTCTACAACATCACCTTCTTCGGGGCCTTCTTGGTGCTCAACGGCCGGAGAGAGCGCAGGAACGGCCACTGGCTGACCTGCGTGCAGATCCCGAGCGAGGCACCCGAGGACAGCTCCAGGTGTAGCGCCCTCTGCTGTGTGGGGGGTCACTACAACGCCAAGCGGGGCTCTGAGAAGGAGCAGCCCATCAATAGCTTCTTCAAGAGGCACTACGGCCCCTTCCTGACCAAACGGTGGTCCAAGTTAGGCGTAGTGCTGCTCTATGTGGGCTACTTGACCCTGGCCGTCTACGGCTGCTTCCAGGTTCAGGAAGGAATCGACATGAGCAATCTGGCTGCAGATGACTCCTACGTGAACGAGTACTACGCAGACGAGAGGAGGTACTTTTCCGGGTTCGGACCGACCGTCATGGTGACGGTGAGAGGAGAGTACCCGTACTGGGAGGAGAGGGACCGGGCGGCCCTGCGGTCCTGCGTCAACAGGTTCACCGAGTTGAGCTTCGTCAGCGAGGACGTCCGCGTGTCGTGGCTGGACATCTACGAGGAGTTCTCCCAGCTCACGTACTTCAGCTTGAACGACCAGACCGTCTTCATGTCCAACCTGTCTGCGTTTTTCTCCTTCGCGCCCGAGCTCAGTCTCGACGTGAACATAACGGACGGGATGATCTACGCCTCGCGCTTCTTTGTCCAGACAGTGGGCATCACCAACGCTACCATGGAGATCAAGATGTTTAACGAGTTCAGAGAGATGGCTAAGAGGTGCACGGTGGCAGACATCTTGGTTTTCCATCCTGCGTTCATCTTCTACGACCAGTACGACATCTTGGAGAGTAGCACCATCCAGAGCATCGGGTTCACGGCCGTAGTGATGCTCgtggtctctctcctcctgatccCAAACCCAGTGTGCTCCCTCTGGGTGACACTCTCCATTGGTTCCGTCATCACCGGGGTGACAGGCTTCATGGCATTATGGGATGTCAACCTGGACACCATATCCATGATAATCCTGGTTGTGTGCGTCGGCTTCACCGTGGACTTCTCGGCTCACATCTCCTATGCGTTTGTGTCCAGCGATAAACCGTCGGCCGATGAGAAAGCCATCGACGCTGTCTTCCACCTGGGCTATCCTGTTTTACAAGGGGCCGTCTCCACCATAATAGGGGTGATCGCTTTGGCCACTTCGAAGAATTACATTTACCGGACCTTATTTAAGATAATGTTCCTAGTCATGGTTCTTGGGTTGGTTCATGGTCTGATGTTTATTCCTGTGTTCTTGACTATGTTTTCCTTCAACTGCcataacaaagacaaaaaatc ATGCTCGTACACGGCGTGTCAGCCCACGCCAGTTCCTTATATGGGAGAAATTAGTTCATATTGTGCCCAGTCTTGCAGCTAG